One segment of Apus apus isolate bApuApu2 chromosome 1, bApuApu2.pri.cur, whole genome shotgun sequence DNA contains the following:
- the SYNGR1 gene encoding synaptogyrin-1 isoform X1 codes for MDGGAFGAGKAGGAFDPQAFIRQPHTLLRLVSWVFSIVVFGSIVNEGYVNRLDEAQEHCIFNRNRNACNYGITVGVLAFLSCLLYLALDAYFPQISSVKDRKKAVLSDIGVSAFWAFLWFVGFCFLTNQWQASKEEDNPMNEGGDAARAAITFSFFSIFTWVGQAFLAYQRFQLGADSALFSQDYMDPSQDSGMPYAPYTNEEDATDAVGTYQQPPPADAFDTETQGYQTQNY; via the exons ATGGACGGGGGCGCCTTCGGAGCGGGGAAAGCCGGCGGCGCCTTCGACCCGCAAGCCTTCATTCGGCAGCCGCACACCCTCCTGCGGCTCGTCTCATGG GTGTTCTCCATTGTGGTGTTTGGCTCCATTGTCAATGAAGGGTACGTGAACCGCCTGGACGAGGCGCAAGAGCACTGCATTTTCAACCGCAATCGCAATGCCTGCAACTACGGCATTACCGTGGGTGTCCTCGCCTTCCTCAGCTGCCTTCTCTACCTGGCTCTGGATGCCTACTTCCCACAGATCAGCAGCGTCAAGGACCGCAAGAAGGCAGTGCTCTCGGACATCGGAGTCTCGG CCTTTTGGGCATTCCTCTGGTTCGTTGGCTTCTGCTTTCTGACCAACCAGTGGCAAGCTTCAAAAGAAGAGGACAACCCAATGAATGAGGGAGGGGATGCAGCCCGAGCAGCCATCACGTTCTCATTCTTCTCCATCTTCACCTGG GTGGGCCAGGCATTTCTGGCGTATCAGCGTTTCCAGTTGGGTGCCGATTCAGCCCTCTTCTCCCAGGACTACATGGACCCAAGCCAGGACTCCGGCATGCCTTATGCTCCCTACACGAATGAGGAGGATGCTACAGATGCGGTGGGGACATACCAGCAGCCCCCCCCAGCAGATGCTTTTGACACCGAGACACAGGGGTACCAAACGCAGAACTACTGA
- the RPL3 gene encoding 60S ribosomal protein L3 isoform X1, translated as MSHRKFSAPRHGSLGFLPRKRSSRHRGKVKSFPKDDPSKPVHLTAFLGYKAGMTHIVREVDRPGSKVNKKEVVEAVTIVETPPMVIVGIVGYVQTPRGLRSFKTVFAEHISDECKRRFYKNWHKSKKKAFTKYCKKWQDEEGKKQLEKDFNSMKKYCQVIRVMAHTQMRLLPLRQKKSHLMEIQVNGGTVAEKVDWAREKLEQQVPVSSVFGQDEMIDVIGVTKGKGYKGVTSRWHTKKLPRKTHRGLRKVACIGAWHPARVAFSVARAGQKGYHHRTEINKKIYKIGQGYQIKDGKLIKNNASTDYDLSDKSINPLGGFVHYGEVTNDFIMLKGCVVGTKKRVLTLRKSLLVQTKRRALEKIDLKFIDTTSKFGHGRFQTAEEKKAFMGPLKKDRIAKEEAA; from the exons ATG TCTCACCGCAAGTTCTCAGCTCCCAGGCACGGGTCTCTGGGCTTCCTGCCCCGCAAGcgcagcagcaggcacaggggcAAGGTGAAGAGCTTTCCCAAGGATGACCCCAGCAAGCCTGTCCATCTCACTGCCTTCCTGGGGTACAAAGCTGGCATGACCCACATTGTCCGTGAAGTTGACAGACCTGGATCCA AGGTGAACAagaaggaggtggtggaggcagtGACTATAGTGGAGACTCCTCCCATGGTCATTGTGGGCATCGTGGGCTACGTGCAGACTCCTCGTGGTCTCCGCAGCTTCAAGACTGTCTTCGCTGAGCACATCAGCGATGAGTGCAAGCGTCGCTTCTACAAGAACTG GCACAAGTCCAAGAAGAAGGCCTTCACCAAATACTGCAAGAAGTGGCAAGATGAGGAGGGCAAAAAGCAGTTGGAGAAAGATTTCAATAGCATGAAGAAGTACTGCCAGGTTATTAGAGTCATGGCTCACACTCAG atgCGTTTGCTTCCTCTGAGACAGAAGAAGTCTCACCTGATGGAGATCCAGGTGAATGGTGGCACTGTTGCTGAGAAGGTGGACTGGGCCCGGGAGAAACTGGAACAGCAGGTGCCTGTGTCATCTGTCTTTGGCCAGGATGAGATGATAGATGTTATTGGTGTCACCAAGGGCAAGGGGTATAAAG GTGTGACCAGCCGTTGGCACACCAAAAAGCTGCCCCGCAAGACGCACAGGGGCCTGCGCAAAGTGGCCTGTATTGGTGCGTGGCACCCTGCTCGTGTGGCTTTCTCTGTGGCCCGGGCTGGTCAGAAGGGGTATCACCATCGGACTGAGATCAACAAGAAG atctaCAAGATTGGCCAGGGTTACCAAATCAAGGATGGAAAGCTGATCAAAAACAATGCATCAACTGATTATGACTTGTCTGACAAGAGCATTAACCCTCTG ggAGGCTTTGTCCACTATGGTGAGGTGACCAATGACTTCATCATGCTGAAAGGCTGTGTTGTTGGGACCAAGAAGAGGGTTCTCACCCTGCGCAAG TCCCTGCTTGTGCAGACCAAGCGCCGGGCCCTGGAGAAGATTGACTTGAAGTTCATTGACACAACCTCTAAATTTGGTCATGGCCGCTTCCAGACAGCTGAGGAGAAGAAGGCTTTCATG gGACCACTCAAGAAAGATCGTATTGCCAAAGAGGAGGCAGCTTAA
- the SYNGR1 gene encoding synaptogyrin-1 isoform X2 yields MDGGAFGAGKAGGAFDPQAFIRQPHTLLRLVSWVFSIVVFGSIVNEGYVNRLDEAQEHCIFNRNRNACNYGITVGVLAFLSCLLYLALDAYFPQISSVKDRKKAVLSDIGVSAFWAFLWFVGFCFLTNQWQASKEEDNPMNEGGDAARAAITFSFFSIFTWGSLTFLAFRRLRDITFQEEYNTLFPNSPSLLP; encoded by the exons ATGGACGGGGGCGCCTTCGGAGCGGGGAAAGCCGGCGGCGCCTTCGACCCGCAAGCCTTCATTCGGCAGCCGCACACCCTCCTGCGGCTCGTCTCATGG GTGTTCTCCATTGTGGTGTTTGGCTCCATTGTCAATGAAGGGTACGTGAACCGCCTGGACGAGGCGCAAGAGCACTGCATTTTCAACCGCAATCGCAATGCCTGCAACTACGGCATTACCGTGGGTGTCCTCGCCTTCCTCAGCTGCCTTCTCTACCTGGCTCTGGATGCCTACTTCCCACAGATCAGCAGCGTCAAGGACCGCAAGAAGGCAGTGCTCTCGGACATCGGAGTCTCGG CCTTTTGGGCATTCCTCTGGTTCGTTGGCTTCTGCTTTCTGACCAACCAGTGGCAAGCTTCAAAAGAAGAGGACAACCCAATGAATGAGGGAGGGGATGCAGCCCGAGCAGCCATCACGTTCTCATTCTTCTCCATCTTCACCTGG GGCTCCCTCACATTTCTGGCTTTCCGGAGACTCAGAGACATTACTTTTCAGGAAGAATACAACACCCTGTTCCCTAACTCCCCATCCTTGCTGCCTTAG